The Bdellovibrio bacteriovorus W nucleotide sequence AGAGTTTCATTCGCCAAGCGGTAGGCAATCAAGTCTACGATCGTACCGATTTTTAAATTATGTTTTTTTGCGAATTCTTTAAGATCACCCACTCGCGACATCGAGCCATCTGGGTTCATCACCTCACAGATCACTGCGGCTGGATTCAAACCCGCTAGGCGAGCCAAATCCACACTGGCCTCTGTGTGACCGGCGCGTTTTAAAACCCCACCCTGCTGAGCGCGGATCGGGAAGATATGCCCTGGCATATGAACGTCAGAAGGTTTTGCATTCGGAGAACCTGCCACACGAATTGTATGAGCACGGTCTGCTGCTGAAATCCCTGTAGAGATTCCCTCTGCCGCTTCAATACTCACAGTGAAGGCTGTCTTATTGGGTGCAAAGTTTAGATCATCGCGTACCATTAACGGCAACTGAAGCTTTTCAATTTGCTGATGAGTCAGTGTTAAACACACCAAACCACGAGCTTCTGTGATCATGAAGTTAACAGCTTCTGTTGTAACATGCTCTGCTGCTAAAATCAGATCCCCTTCATTCTCACGATCTTCATCATCCACAAGGATGACCATTTTACCTTTACGAATATCTTCGATGAGTTCTGGTATAGAATTAAATTCCATTACTGTTCCCTTGCTTCGATCGCTCTTTGAACTGCACGAGCCATATAATCCGGCTCCACATTAATTGTACTTCCAACTTTTAAATCACCTAAATTTGTACGCTTGAGCGTTTCTGGAATTAGGCAAACAGAGACGACATCCTTTACAAGCTCGTTCACTGTTAAACTTACGCCATTGAGAGTAACACTTCCTTTTTTCCAAACATAGGGAAGGATGGTCGATTGGACTTGAACGTCTAGGAAGAAAGACTCTCCTTGAAGCTCTGCTCGAAGAATTTTACCAAGACTATCGACGTGGCCTGTGACTAAGTGCCCATGGATTCGGTCCCCAAAACGCAAAGATCTTTCGAGATTGAGTTTCTTCCCCAACCAAGATTCTGGAGTCCATTGGAGAACTTTGATGGTCTCTGCGGCTAAAGTGAAAGTAAGAGTTTCTTGATCGAAGGCTTCCACCGTCAAGCAGACCCCATCACAAGCGATACTGTCGCCAAGCTTTATGTCGTCAAATTCATTGGGTTTTTTAACTTTAATACGATAGGCATGACTCAACTCCTCAGAGCTGAGGATCGGCATGACGGACTCAACAATTCCTGAAAACATATTGGGCCTCAAAACTTAGGTAAAGTCAGAGCGATTTCGGGGATATTGCAAGGTCATTCCCGATCTTTTCTGACAGTGCACGAATGCCCGCAACCCTACACTCTGAAGCATTTTAAGGCAAGATTTCTAACCCTTTGGGTCTTAAATAAACACAAAGGTCACCCCTTATGGGATGACCTCGATAGATTGTCTCTGAAGAAGTCTACTTTATCGCGCAGCTGACTTCACTGGAGTGACTCCCGGAGTCTGATCAAGACTGCCATCGTTCATCTTAAATAGCTTCACTTTGGCACCAATCACAGCATTTTCGTCAGCCTGTTCGATGACGCGACCTCTGGAGATTTCATCCCCTACCCAGTCGAGTTCGATTTTTGCCACAGCGCTGCCGACTCGCGCTCCACCGCCTAGGTATTTGGAATCGCAAGGATCCCCTTCCCAGTAATAGTCTTCATTATAGATTAATAACTGATCGCCCGGCTCTAGGGCCACGTCCGCTCCACCCACAACAACGATGTGCGTGTCATGGTTGGCAAGCACTCGCGTGTACCACTCTTCAGACTTCATTTGATCGTTCAAGGCATTCACTGAGTTTTCTAATGCCGTCTTTGTCACTTTAGCTAAAGGTGTCTGAAAGTAGGCGCTCGGGCCTATCGAGAAGCTGCCAAAGTTCAAAGTGAAGGCCACTTTCGTTTTCGTCTGCTTGGAGTTGACGTTTGCTGCCCCCAGCACTGTCGAAGTTAAAGGTCTTGTGGCAATCATTGATACGTCTAATTGCGCCGACTCGACATCAAAACCTAAAGTCGAAAGACCCTTCATAGGTGCTGCACCGGCTGGCGTGAATCCTAAGCTCAATCCTTTTTTACTAACGAGCTCAAATGAATTCACAGAGCCAGCAATTCTTGCTTGCGGCAAGTTCACCATACACCATGCCGTTTTCGCATACTGTACATTGTAGTTATCTTTTCCAACAGCTTGCGCAGAAGCTTTAATCATTCTTGCATCCATGCTTGAAAGATTAAAGAAGCCACTCCCGTCTGCTGCGGCCTGCCCTGGAGGCACTGCAATTGGAGGATTGTACTTGAGTGAGAAAGCACTGCTTTCCATCATCACTCCGTAAATTTGTTGGTTGGCGACAAATTGAAAATCAAATCCACCACCGTTCGGAAAAAGAATCGGACTTGAACGAATGGTTCCCAGTTGTACGATTTTTTTTAGAGCACGCGGTGGAGTCTTAGGCTGCTCTTCGCACTTTTGATTTCCCATAGTCATCGCTGCGCCTACTAAAAGAACACAGGCTTTTGAAAATCGATTTGTCCAAAACGTCATGGATTTCATTCTTTTCCCTTTCAAGAAAGTTCTTGGGGTGGCTTCGTGTGAAAGTATACGGGCTTCTAAGAACGAAACTGAAATGAGTGCTAAGTGATTGAACACACTTGCATAATCCAAACCGATTTCATTGTGAGACACGATAAGTATTTGATTTTATTTAGAAGAAAAAAAATTGCAGTTTTTTATTTTTTTCTGACTGTCAAAAGTATAGACCAATTAAGAAAGCTTCACACTCGAGCAAATATTCAATGTCAAAATTAATGTCAACACACTGAACGCTTTCAAGGCCATTCACAAAAAAATCTGAAAAAACCTAAAAAAGCAAAATAGAGAAAAGAAAGAAGAGATCAGAAAAAAATATTTAAGAGAAAGAGAAAGAAAAAGAAAAAACAAACCCAAAAACCCGAAACCAAGGGCGCTGAAGAATTCGCTTATCCAAGGCGGAGGTGGTGAAGGCGTACTAAAAGTACGCCGAACCGCCGACAACGCCGGAGAAGCGGATTATCCAGCGCACGCCTTAAAAGGTGCCGCCGCCGGACAATGTAATAAACGTCTGCACCTCATCCTGCTTCAAAAGATTCCCCTCATTGTCGAAGCGATCTTCTAAATAGTGTAGAGCCTGAACACCGCCCCCGATTCGAATGCCTGCTAATTGAAACGTAATTCCGGCCTTACCGAAGCCAGCGTTGTATTGCTCGCTGGCGATACGAGCTCCTGGGCCAATGTAAAACTCGACACCCAGATTTCTTTTCTGAGTGTAGGCTTCAAGTTTAAAAAGAGCTTCTGTATCAAGACCGTAAACAGTTGGAAAATCAGTTCCGAATCTAGAGAAAACAGAGTTGCGCCAGTTAAACCAATCACTCACGTGCCAGTTGAGTCCTAAGTGGGCTTCTGAGTAAGTTTTTCCTTCCTGCGTTCCTGATGTTCCACTGACATCGTAAGTGACATAGGCTTGCGCCCATGAAGCAGAAAAAAGTAGCACTACCGCGATTGATCTAAGAACCCAACTCTTCATACGCACTTCCCTTTAGAAAATTAACTTGGAGTTTTCTTCTTTGACCTTTATCACGTCTCCGGCTTTCACCGTTCCTGAAATGATCTCTTTAGAAAGCGGATTGAGTAACTCTGTTTGAATCACACGCTTTAAAGGTCTAGCTCCATAAATAGGATCATATCCTTTCTTCGCGAGGAATTCGATGGCAGATTTATCAAACTCGACTCCAATCTTGCGAGATTTTAGGCGTTCCGCAACCAGATCCAGTTGAACTTTTACGATGCCCGCGATTTGCGATTCTTTTAAAGAATTGAACATCACAATTTCATCCACACGGTTTAAAAACTCTGGCCTAAAATGTCCGCGTAAGGCGCTCATAACAGACTCACGTTTTTTCTCATCATCCATGGAACTATCCAAGATCGACTGAGAACCAATGTTTGACGTCATGATCAGAACGGTGTTTTTAAAATCCACAGTGCGCCCTTGACCATCTGTTAGACGACCATCATCAAGCACTTGCAATAGAATATTAAAAACATCCGTATGCGCTTTTTCGATCTCATCCAGCAACACAACACTGTAAGGTCGTCGGCGAACTGCTTCTGTGAGCTGGCCCCCCTCTTCATACCCAACATAGCCTGGAGGGGCACCGATCAAGCGAGAAACAGAGTGCTTCTCCATGTACTCACTCATGTCGATGCGAACCACAGCGTGTTCATCATCAAATAAGAAGTCTGCGAGAGCTTTTACCGTCTCTGTTTTTCCTACACCCGTCGGGCCGAGGAACATGAAAGTTCCAATCGGTCTATTCGGGTCCGATATTTCAGCGCGCGCCCTGCGAATCGCATCAGCCACGATAGTTAATGCATGATCTTGACCGACCACGCGTTCTTTAAGAGTGTCTTCCATGTGCAGAAGTTTTTGAGATTCACTTTCTAACATTTTAGAAACTGGAATACGTGTCCACTTGGCAACAACCTCGGCCACATCTTCTGGACCTACTTCTTCTTTTAACATTCTGCTTTCAGAAGAAGATTGTTGTTGATGACTGCGCTCTTCTAAGTCCGCTAACATTTTTTCGGTTTCAGGCAATCGTCCGTATTTGAGTTCAGCGGCTTTGCCAAGATCGCCTTCGCGCTCAGCCTTGGAAATATTCAACTTAAGATTTTCGATCTCTGTTTTGAGCTGCTTGATCTTTTCAATGCCACCTTTTTCAAAGTCCCATTGTTCACGCAAGAGTTGGTTCTGTGCGCTCAGCTCTGAAATTTTCTTTTCAATAACTTCGATGCGCTCTTTTGCACCCTCTTCTGTTTCTTTTTTCAATGCCTCTTTTTCAATTCTCAACTGCATGAGTTCGCGTTCAATTTTATCGACCTCCTCAGGAACCGAACGGGTCTCAATACCAAGTTTACTTGCAGCTTCGTCAATAAGATCGATCGCTTTATCCGGTAAGAACCGATTGGTGATATAGCGGTGAGAAAGTTTGACTGCAGAAACTAGGGCCGCATCGGTGATACGGATACCATGATGGACCTCATACTTTTCTTTGAGTCCACGTAAAATTGTGATGGCATCATCGACACTTGGCTCCTCGACCATAACAGTTTGGAAGCGTCTTTCAAGAGCTGCATCTTTCTCAATGTACTTTCGATATTCATCTAAAGTCGTGGCTCCGATACAGCGTAACTCTCCACGCGCCAGTGCTGGTTTAAGCAACTGTCCTGCATCCATGGCGCCTTCTGATTTCCCAGCCCCCACGAGAGTGTGTAACTCATCAATGAATAAAATAATCTGACCGTCACTTGAAGTGACTTCTTTAATAACTGCTTTAAGACGATCCTCGAACTCACCACGGTATTTGGCACCGGCGATAAGTGCCCCCATATCCAAAGACATTAATTTTTTGCCAATTAAGTTATCAGGAACGTCTTGCTTAATAATTCTCAACGCCAAACCTTCAGCGATGGCGGTTTTACCCACACCGGGCTCCCCAATAAGCACTGGGTTGTTCTTCGTTCGGCGGGAAAGAACCTGCACCACGCGACGAATCTCTTCATCCCTACCCACCACTGGGTCCATTTTTCCTTCAGCGGCAAGTGCTGTTAAGTCCCGAGCATACTTTAATAAAACTTCGTATTTATTTTCAGGATCATCGTCTGTGACTTTTTGATTTCCGCGTATTTCTTCCAGAGCTTTTTTAACTCCATCTAACTGAATTTTATTTTTCTTAAAGATTGCATTGAGTTCGCCATCGCCAGCCTTGAGCATCCCTAAAAGGAAGTGCTCTGTAGAAATGTAGGCGTCTCCCCAAGCACTGGCTTCATTTTCTGCCTGTTGAAAGATCTTTTGCAGGCGAGGTCCCGCAAAGAGCTTCTGCCCACCGCCAGTCACTTGAGGGAATTTATCGGTGGCCGTTCGGAGGTCGGCTAGGAATTGAGCTTGGGAAACATTGAGCTTATCCAAGACTCGAGGCACGATGCCCTCGGATTGCTGTACAAGCTCCATTAAGAGGTGTTCTGGCTCCACAGACGGGCTGTGCTTGCGCTCCGCAAGCTTGGCCGCTGCCTGCATGGCCTCTTGGCTTTTTCGCGTCATTTTTTCAATATCATTGCTCATAACGCCTCCCTAGAATAAAGATGAGTCTTCTTAAAAAATTGTCAACGTGAGGAAATTCGGAGATGTCCATTATAAATCCAAAGGGCAAAAAAAAGTCCCCACCTCGCTTAACCGCGTCGATCAAAAAGGACCGCGTCAACCCCGTTGATTTTCAGAAATACGACACTCGTTTTGCCTGCGAAGATTGCTCTCACTTTGACGGAGAAAAAATCATTTGCACCATTGGCTACAACCCCTCTCATCATCTGCGAGCGGAACAATCCCATCAATACGCCTTGGCGGGAAACATGGCCTTTTGTCGCTTCCTTGAAATTGACTGATCCTAAGTCCTAATTCTCAGCTATTCTCCCTCTGTAAGTCCTGTATAAGAATGACTCATTCCCTTCATTGGTCTTGGACACAGGGCTCGCACTACGTCTAGTTATAAAATCTTGTGTGCAAAACCAGTCTCAGGTCCTGTCAAGGCCTCGTCTCAAATCCCGATTAAATGGCCATCAATAATTCACTCGGAAGGAGTCAAAGAGAGTACCCACTCTCTTGAACAACCGAAAGGAGGGCCTTCAAGGATGACTTAGTGAAAGAACAATAGATTGTTCAAGTTACGGAGCAATTAAGCAAAGTAACAACTTTTAGACGTAATAGTTAAAAAGGCCATTTAAATAAGCACAGACTCGGATGTCAGTGCTCGACTAGGCAAAGTAGGTTTGCCGAAGTCAAAAAAACAAATCAAGGAGGGTATTGAAAATGAAAAATAAATATTAACGGAGGAATTTAAAATGGGAATGAGAGTAACTACAAACATTGCAGCACTGAACGCACAACGTAACCTTGTTGGTTCACAAAGGCAGATCAATGACTCAATGGCGAAACTTGCTTCTGGAAGCCGTATCAATAAAGCTGCGGACGATGCTGCAGGACTAGCGATCTCTGAGGGCTTAAAAGCTCAAATTCGTTCTGCTGCTCAAGCACAACGAAATGCGAACGATGGTATCTCAATGGTTCAAACTGCTGAGGGTGGCTTGAACGAAATCGGTAACATCGTGGTTCGTCTACGTGAGTTGGGAATCCAAGCGGCTTCTGACACTGTCGGCGAAAAAGAGCGTGGTATGTTGAATAAAGAGGTTCAACAACTTAAATCAGAGATTCAACGTATTGCCAGTGTTACTACTTGGGGTACAACTAAACTTCTAGATGGTTCATCTCCGAAGTTTGATTTCCAAGTTGGTCTTTTCAACAACGCTGAAGAAGATCGTATCTCTTTCAACGCTGGTGAAAACGTAGCGACTCTAGATGCTCTTGGTTTAGCAGGTGTTGATTTCTCTTCAAAAGCAGGTGCACAAGCTGCTTTGGCGAAATTAGACGATGCTCAAACTTCGATCTCTGGTACACGCGCTAACTTAGGTGCTCTACAAAACAGATTGACTTCAACGGTAGACAACTTGGGTGTTGCTCAAGAGAATCTATCAGCTGCTAACAGCCGTATCCGCGACACTGACGTAGCTCAAGCTTCTTCAGAAATGACAAGAAACAACATCTTGTTACAAGCTGGTACTTCTACTCTAGCGCAAGCGAACCAATCTAACCAATTGGCTCTTAAGTTGATCGGTTAAGAATAAATACTTAAGTACGACAGCAGAAAAGCTCGGGATGCAAATCCCGAGCTTTTTGTTTTTCTTTTAGGCAGTTTCTACTTTTTTTCATTCTTCCTTTAGATCCCGTTCAGACTGCCGAAAAATAAGGCACCACTAGAGGGAGTTCGATTCCATGTCTAAGATTGTAATGGGAACCATTTTTTCGATCTTGCTACTTACCGGCTGTGCTGACTCTGGATTTAGTGTGATGGAAAGCTTGATGAACGATCCTTCGAATACCGATACCGAAGCCCCTGACCGCGGGGACGGCGGCGGCACTCAGTCTCCGGGAGAATCCCAACCTCCTGTTAATAACTATCCCGAATACCAAAAGCTCAACCTCGACAGCCGCGTTGATGGGGGCAGTTACGACCAAGAGCCAGTGGCCACACTGAATAAAGCACAAAAGAAGATTCACCTGCGCCTTCCCCTGCCCCGTTTTTCTAACTATCAACCCTCCATCCGCACCTTGAACGACCCCAAAGGAGTGGAGATTACGATTAGAGCTTCCACCGCAGGGTCCGCAGATTTTGAAGCTATCGTGAGTCTACCTTTGGCTGCTTTTTTGGACTCTACAGCGGGTCTCCCAAGTCGAAGCACTCTTCCAAATGGACTCCCATTGCCGGGAATGAGTGGCTCCTTCCCTCTTGCCTCCTTGCCAATGAATAATGGAACTTCAGAAAGCCTTTATCTATATCTAGGTAAGGGCCGCGTGGGCTTCTATATTGAAAGCGCCTACTTCCCAGAGTTCATGACAGTGACCTCCCCTGTCCTCAACTCCTCTGGACTGAGAACTTTTGGGAATTTGACCATCGTCCCTAAGACGGGTTCCTACCTCGGCGGACTTTTTCTGCACTTTTATGTTCCAATTGACATAGAAATTATTCTTAGAAGTGTGCTCTAGCTCTAAACAAGACCCCGACTCTCTAACAAGATTTTGATTTGCCTGACAGTGCAAAGATCGCTAGTCTATTGAGGCAAATCCAAATCTTCTTTCTAGCGATTCAGGGAGTCTATCAATGGCAAAAAAGAAAGCAAAAGCAACTAAGAAACCAGCTGCAAAAGCGGCTAAAAAGACAGTTAAAAAAACTGCGAAAAAAGTAGCTAAAAAAGTTACAAAAAAAGCTCCGGCAAAAAAAGTAGCTAAAAAGGCAGCGAAGAAAACAACTGCTAAAAAAGTTACGAAAAAAGCGGCAGCTAAAAAAACAACTGTAAAAAAGGCTACTAAAAAAGCAGCTCCAAAAGCTTCTGCAAAAAAAGTAACTAAAAAAGCAGCTCCGAAAAAAGTTGCTAAGAAAGTTGCTAAAAAGGCACCTGCCAAAAAGACAACAGCTAAGAAGACTGTAGCAAAAGCTCCTGCAAAAAAAGCAGCTCCGAAAGCTAAAGCAGTTAAGGAAACAAAACAGTCTATAATGCCGACTGAAGTTGAAATCCTAAAACCTTCTGCGCCAGTTATCGAAGATATGGAAGATAACTTCGAAGACGAAGCCGAAATGGATGAAATCATTGATATCGAAGAAGAAGATTCTGAAGATGGAGATGACTGGTCATCAGATGAAGACATGATCAATGACGAATCTGATGAAGACGACTTCGACGACGAAGACGATATGGATGAAGACGAAGAGTACGCTGATGAGTCTGGCTCTTCTGAAGAAGAAAATGAGTCTCCAGCTTCAAGTGAAGATGACGAAGACGAAGAAGATGATGACTTCTTAACTCATACATCAGATGACGACGATGATGATGACGATGAAGACGACGATTTTGGTGATGATGAAGGTTACTTCTAATCGCTGATTCTTGAATATATCTAAAAAAAGGGGAGCTCCATGCTCCCCTTTTTTGTTTCTTGAAGTCATGATTTTTTTTGATACTCTGGCTCTATGTATAAAAAGTACTACTCCAGATTTCTAGCGGCCCAATCTCCAGTTCTACACTTTGCCTGCCATAGCCATCACTATTGGCCCGATGTTACTCGGGATGCTCATATTAAATACTGGGACGACAGTGCGAAATATGTCGATGATAAATGGGGGCATTTCTTTTCAAATGCCATTCCTAAAGCACAAAGCTTCATTGCCAAAAATCTTAATTTGTCTTCAGGGGAAAATATCGTCTTTGCCCCTAACACTCACGAGTTCGTCTTTCGCCTCTTAAGCCAGTTCCTAGAAAACAAGACTATTAAAATCCTGACGACAGATTCGGAGTTCTATAGCTTCGATCGCCAAGTCAACAGGCTCTCTGAATGGTCCCATGTCGAAGTTATCAAAGTGCCAACCCAGCCTTTTGCGACATTCAGCGAAAGATTTATCGAAGCTGCGCAGAAAACGAACTTTGACCTGATCTTCTTTAGTCATGTTTTCTTTAACTCAGGGTTTGCTTGCGACATTGATTGTATCTTGATGGACCTTAAAAAAGGTCCGCACACTATTGTCGTTGATGGCTATCATAGCTTTATGGCACTTCCGATTGATTTCAAATCCCATGAAGATCGCGTCTTTTTCTTGGCAGGATCTTATAAATACGCACAAGGAGGAGAAGGCGGATGCTTTTTACACGTCCCTCACGGAACAAGTCATCGCCCCGCTTACACCGGATGGTTTGCTGAACTTGCCCATTTAGACAACGTCAGCGCTGCCACAGCTTACCCGACATCGGCTATGCAATACGCCGGAAGCACGATGGACTATTCAGCTATTTATCGACTGAATGCGGCCTTAGAGCTTTTCGCTGAGGACGGCATCACTCCGGCTGAGATTCACGCCCATATTAGAAATTTACAGAGAGTCTTTATCGAAGAGAT carries:
- a CDS encoding GTP cyclohydrolase II / 3,4-dihydroxy-2-butanone 4-phosphate synthase (COG0108 3,4-dihydroxy-2-butanone 4-phosphate synthase) codes for the protein MEFNSIPELIEDIRKGKMVILVDDEDRENEGDLILAAEHVTTEAVNFMITEARGLVCLTLTHQQIEKLQLPLMVRDDLNFAPNKTAFTVSIEAAEGISTGISAADRAHTIRVAGSPNAKPSDVHMPGHIFPIRAQQGGVLKRAGHTEASVDLARLAGLNPAAVICEVMNPDGSMSRVGDLKEFAKKHNLKIGTIVDLIAYRLANETLVEELASIPLPASFGENLTARVFRSNVDSLEHLVIQKGEIHPDKEVLVRVHVDNFTRDFMAIMQRGASSVVESLKILQDEESGAFVLLRGNNRTQALAAELQSLIGLEDVRPSTPLMDERDYGIGAQILREIGARKVRLLTNKPEKKIGLKAFDIEIVEIVAIENLKGSK
- a CDS encoding riboflavin synthase subunit alpha (COG0307 Riboflavin synthase alpha chain), with the translated sequence MFSGIVESVMPILSSEELSHAYRIKVKKPNEFDDIKLGDSIACDGVCLTVEAFDQETLTFTLAAETIKVLQWTPESWLGKKLNLERSLRFGDRIHGHLVTGHVDSLGKILRAELQGESFFLDVQVQSTILPYVWKKGSVTLNGVSLTVNELVKDVVSVCLIPETLKRTNLGDLKVGSTINVEPDYMARAVQRAIEAREQ
- a CDS encoding hypothetical protein (COG0642 Signal transduction histidine kinase), coding for MDYASVFNHLALISVSFLEARILSHEATPRTFLKGKRMKSMTFWTNRFSKACVLLVGAAMTMGNQKCEEQPKTPPRALKKIVQLGTIRSSPILFPNGGGFDFQFVANQQIYGVMMESSAFSLKYNPPIAVPPGQAAADGSGFFNLSSMDARMIKASAQAVGKDNYNVQYAKTAWCMVNLPQARIAGSVNSFELVSKKGLSLGFTPAGAAPMKGLSTLGFDVESAQLDVSMIATRPLTSTVLGAANVNSKQTKTKVAFTLNFGSFSIGPSAYFQTPLAKVTKTALENSVNALNDQMKSEEWYTRVLANHDTHIVVVGGADVALEPGDQLLIYNEDYYWEGDPCDSKYLGGGARVGSAVAKIELDWVGDEISRGRVIEQADENAVIGAKVKLFKMNDGSLDQTPGVTPVKSAAR
- a CDS encoding ABC transporter ATPase (COG0542 ATPases with chaperone activity, ATP-binding subunit), producing MSNDIEKMTRKSQEAMQAAAKLAERKHSPSVEPEHLLMELVQQSEGIVPRVLDKLNVSQAQFLADLRTATDKFPQVTGGGQKLFAGPRLQKIFQQAENEASAWGDAYISTEHFLLGMLKAGDGELNAIFKKNKIQLDGVKKALEEIRGNQKVTDDDPENKYEVLLKYARDLTALAAEGKMDPVVGRDEEIRRVVQVLSRRTKNNPVLIGEPGVGKTAIAEGLALRIIKQDVPDNLIGKKLMSLDMGALIAGAKYRGEFEDRLKAVIKEVTSSDGQIILFIDELHTLVGAGKSEGAMDAGQLLKPALARGELRCIGATTLDEYRKYIEKDAALERRFQTVMVEEPSVDDAITILRGLKEKYEVHHGIRITDAALVSAVKLSHRYITNRFLPDKAIDLIDEAASKLGIETRSVPEEVDKIERELMQLRIEKEALKKETEEGAKERIEVIEKKISELSAQNQLLREQWDFEKGGIEKIKQLKTEIENLKLNISKAEREGDLGKAAELKYGRLPETEKMLADLEERSHQQQSSSESRMLKEEVGPEDVAEVVAKWTRIPVSKMLESESQKLLHMEDTLKERVVGQDHALTIVADAIRRARAEISDPNRPIGTFMFLGPTGVGKTETVKALADFLFDDEHAVVRIDMSEYMEKHSVSRLIGAPPGYVGYEEGGQLTEAVRRRPYSVVLLDEIEKAHTDVFNILLQVLDDGRLTDGQGRTVDFKNTVLIMTSNIGSQSILDSSMDDEKKRESVMSALRGHFRPEFLNRVDEIVMFNSLKESQIAGIVKVQLDLVAERLKSRKIGVEFDKSAIEFLAKKGYDPIYGARPLKRVIQTELLNPLSKEIISGTVKAGDVIKVKEENSKLIF
- a CDS encoding hypothetical protein (COG0769 UDP-N-acetylmuramyl tripeptide synthase), which encodes MSIINPKGKKKSPPRLTASIKKDRVNPVDFQKYDTRFACEDCSHFDGEKIICTIGYNPSHHLRAEQSHQYALAGNMAFCRFLEID
- a CDS encoding flagellin (COG1344 Flagellin and related hook-associated proteins) codes for the protein MGMRVTTNIAALNAQRNLVGSQRQINDSMAKLASGSRINKAADDAAGLAISEGLKAQIRSAAQAQRNANDGISMVQTAEGGLNEIGNIVVRLRELGIQAASDTVGEKERGMLNKEVQQLKSEIQRIASVTTWGTTKLLDGSSPKFDFQVGLFNNAEEDRISFNAGENVATLDALGLAGVDFSSKAGAQAALAKLDDAQTSISGTRANLGALQNRLTSTVDNLGVAQENLSAANSRIRDTDVAQASSEMTRNNILLQAGTSTLAQANQSNQLALKLIG
- a CDS encoding hypothetical protein (COG0520 Selenocysteine lyase), whose product is MYKKYYSRFLAAQSPVLHFACHSHHYWPDVTRDAHIKYWDDSAKYVDDKWGHFFSNAIPKAQSFIAKNLNLSSGENIVFAPNTHEFVFRLLSQFLENKTIKILTTDSEFYSFDRQVNRLSEWSHVEVIKVPTQPFATFSERFIEAAQKTNFDLIFFSHVFFNSGFACDIDCILMDLKKGPHTIVVDGYHSFMALPIDFKSHEDRVFFLAGSYKYAQGGEGGCFLHVPHGTSHRPAYTGWFAELAHLDNVSAATAYPTSAMQYAGSTMDYSAIYRLNAALELFAEDGITPAEIHAHIRNLQRVFIEEMKKNSHPLLNESALLYYGENLGHFLTFELPSANQTKKIVDALKDKHVITDSRGNRLRFGFGLYLSEEDIRKACALIFKNNAPR